In Thunnus thynnus chromosome 4, fThuThy2.1, whole genome shotgun sequence, a genomic segment contains:
- the smpd4 gene encoding sphingomyelin phosphodiesterase 4 isoform X4 has translation MAAPTLQQPGFLLANLKADSSNKPLIQRCQELVKIIDEYPAKELHTIFPWLVECVFGSLDGIIAGWNLRLLHSRSNEYNIVLDFLSPSGPMMKLVYKLQAEEYKYEIPVNYLPGPVKACIQEGVLPDCPLFHNKLQFPLSGLLMLNLALNPFEFFMFNFAYCLITPKIYPQGQNGSTTDSAYFVLVDTYLKYFLPSEGSVPPSPFSDSRGSVTAPSPRSSSVSFAGYGVHSPSLLKHHIFHQPSVNADPAAQEIWRSETLLQMFVEIWLHHYSLEMYQKLQSPQLALLQYRLSMSSMPCQPHAPPGSGTLHTYQEPFSPTEEHVLVVRLLVKHLHAFSNSLKPEQLSSSPSAHSHTHTSPLEEFKRVVMQRFVQQKLYLFLQHCFGHWPLDASFRAVLETWLSYIQPWRYTGEKSNPQPDQNRTVPDKWESFVQENLLVYTKLFQVFLNRAIRTDLVNAKNALMVFRVAKVFAQPNLSEMIQKGEQLFLEPEHVLHHRQPRGYLTPSQGGSFLSSRQRVVTDMVFRVKSQVYALEGQDCQYKQMFGTELRGAIMKLIQIIAQARQTAKRISDQSIEVAANTSFLSWFGFGSPDLNNTFNGAEPEESGECLKKTHEFLERALENLCQIFKLNQVQLTQLISNLSSSQDDGNYKQLPDCIQGENGLILTDLGRRQIINGLRRFDIHYQGDPELQPIRSYENALLVRLFYRVSSLLNDRFGGHMNALCSRPDFLGRLGRRYLTDPDSSRRVKHSPLTRLTTERNRQPRLSLRVLASYRTLLLLLLFYVFGALLSFGPLSSTLLILTAGFLYGLVMTLFGDKLKTH, from the exons gagCTGCACACCATCTTCCCCTGGCTGGTGGAGTGTGTGTTCGGCAGTCTGGACGGCATCATCGCCGGTTGGAACCTGAGACTCCTGCATTCACGCAGCAACGAGTACAACATCGTTCTGGACTTTCTGAGCCCGAG CGGTCCGATGATGAAGCTCGTCTATAAACTTCAAGCAGAAGAATACAAATATGAGATACCTGTCAATTATCTCCCG GGTCCAGTGAAGGCCTGCATCCAGGAAGGAGTTCTCCCAGACTGTCCTCTCTTCCACAACAAGCTGCAGTTTCCTCTGTCTGGTCTGCTGATGCTCAACCTGGCGCTCA ATCCGTTTGAATTCTTCATGTTCAACTTTGCGTACTGTCTCATCACACCAAAG aTCTACCCTCAAGGTCAGAATGGAAGCACCACAGACAGCGCCTACTTTGTGCTGGTGGACACTTACCTGAAATACTTCCTCCCCAGTGAAGGAAGCGTGCCTCCTTCTCCTTTCTCTGACTCCAGAGGCTCCGTCACCGCACCTTCACCGAG ATCTTCCAGTGTCTCTTTCGCTGGTTATGGCGTTCACAGTCCCAGTCTGCTGAAGCATCACATATTTCATCAGCCTTCAGTTAACGCAGATCCTGCAGCCCAGGAGATCTGGAGGTCTGAAACACTCCTACAG ATGTTTGTGGAGATCTGGCTCCATCACTACTCCTTGGAGATGTACCAGAAGCTGCAGTCTCCTCAG CTGGCGCTGCTGCAGTACCGCCTCAGTATGTCCAGCATGCCGTGCCAACCCCACGCCCCACCAGGCTCTGGGACCCTCCACACCTACCAA GAACCCTTCAGCCCGACAGAGGAACACGTGCTGGTGGTTCGTCTCCTGGTCAAACATCTGCACGCCTTCTCCAACAGCCTGAAGCCCGAGCAGCTGTCGTCTTCACCCTCGGCTCACTCGCACACTCACACCAGCCCGCTGGAGGAGTTTAAGAG AGTGGTGATGCAGCGGTTCGTTCAACAGAAACTTTACCTGTTCCTGCAGCACTGCTTCGGCCACTGGCCACTAGACGCCTCTTTCAGAGCT GTGTTGGAGACGTGGCTGAGCTACATCCAACCGTGGAGATACACAGGAGAGAAGAGCAACCCTCAGCCAGACCAGAACAGAACTGTGCCGGACAAATG GGAGTCGTTTGTTCAGGAGAACCTGCTGGTCTACACGAAGCTCTTCCAGGTGTTTCTGAACAGAGCAATAAGAACAGACCTGGTTAACGCCAAAAATGCACTGATGGTCTTCAGGGTGGCCAAAGTCTTCGCTCAGCCAAACCTCTCAGAGATGATCCAGaaag GAGAGCAGTTGTTTCTGGAGCCCGAGCACGTCCTCCACCACCGGCAGCCCCGCGGCTACCTGACGCCCAGCCAAGGAGGCAGCTTCCTGTCGTCACGGCAACGGGTGGTGACAGACATGGTGTTCAGAGTGAAGAGTCAAGTGTACGCCTTGGAAGGCCAGGACTGCCAGTACAAACAGATGTTTGGCACCGAGCTCAGAGGAGCC ATCATGAAGTTAATCCAGATCATTGCACAAGCCAGACAGACGGCCAAGAGGATATCAGATCAGTCCATCGAGGTGGCGGCAAACACCTCCTTCCTGTCCTGGTTTGGCTTCGGCTCCCCCGATCTCAACAACACCTTCAACGGGGCCGAGCCTGAGGAGAGCGGCGAATGTCTGAAAAAGACCCACGAATTCCTGGAGAGAGCTTTAGAGAacttgtgtcaaatcttcaag ctGAACCAAGTGCAGCTGACTCAGCTTATATCCAACCTGAGTTCTTCTCAGGACGACGGCAACTACAAGCAGCTGCCGGACTGCATCCAGGGAGAGAACGGACTCATCCTCACTGACCTGGGCAGGAGGCAG atAATAAACGGACTACGCAGGTTTGATATTCACTACCAAGGAGACCCGGAGCTGCAGCCCATCAGGAGCTATGAGAACGCCCTGCTGGTCAGGCTgttctacagagtctcctctctGCTTAATGACAGA TTCGGAGGGCACATGAACGCTCTCTGCTCCCGGCCGGACTTCCTGGGCCGCCTGGGTCGTCGCTACTTGACGGATCCCGATTCAAGCAGGAGGGTGAAGCACAGCCCGCTGACCCGGCTGACGACGGAGAGGAACCGGCAGCCCAGACTGAGCCTGCGCGTGCTGGCCAGCTACCggacgctgctgctgctgctgctcttctaCGTGTTCGGAGCCCTGCTGTCCTTCGGCCCGTTATCCAGCACCCTGCTCATCCTCACCGCCGGCTTCCTGTACGGACTCGTGATGACGCTGTTTGGAGACAAACTGAAAACGCACTAA
- the smpd4 gene encoding sphingomyelin phosphodiesterase 4 isoform X6: MAAPTLQQPGFLLANLKADSSNKPLIQRCQELVKIIDEYPAKELHTIFPWLVECVFGSLDGIIAGWNLRLLHSRSNEYNIVLDFLSPSGPMMKLVYKLQAEEYKYEIPVNYLPGPVKACIQEGVLPDCPLFHNKLQFPLSGLLMLNLALNPFEFFMFNFAYCLITPKIYPQGQNGSTTDSAYFVLVDTYLKYFLPSEGSVPPSPFSDSRGSVTAPSPRSSSVSFAGYGVHSPSLLKHHIFHQPSVNADPAAQEIWRSETLLQMFVEIWLHHYSLEMYQKLQSPQEPFSPTEEHVLVVRLLVKHLHAFSNSLKPEQLSSSPSAHSHTHTSPLEEFKRVVMQRFVQQKLYLFLQHCFGHWPLDASFRAVLETWLSYIQPWRYTGEKSNPQPDQNRTVPDKWESFVQENLLVYTKLFQVFLNRAIRTDLVNAKNALMVFRVAKVFAQPNLSEMIQKGEQLFLEPEHVLHHRQPRGYLTPSQGGSFLSSRQRVVTDMVFRVKSQVYALEGQDCQYKQMFGTELRGAIMKLIQIIAQARQTAKRISDQSIEVAANTSFLSWFGFGSPDLNNTFNGAEPEESGECLKKTHEFLERALENLCQIFKLNQVQLTQLISNLSSSQDDGNYKQLPDCIQGENGLILTDLGRRQIINGLRRFDIHYQGDPELQPIRSYENALLVRLFYRVSSLLNDRFGGHMNALCSRPDFLGRLGRRYLTDPDSSRRVKHSPLTRLTTERNRQPRLSLRVLASYRTLLLLLLFYVFGALLSFGPLSSTLLILTAGFLYGLVMTLFGDKLKTH, from the exons gagCTGCACACCATCTTCCCCTGGCTGGTGGAGTGTGTGTTCGGCAGTCTGGACGGCATCATCGCCGGTTGGAACCTGAGACTCCTGCATTCACGCAGCAACGAGTACAACATCGTTCTGGACTTTCTGAGCCCGAG CGGTCCGATGATGAAGCTCGTCTATAAACTTCAAGCAGAAGAATACAAATATGAGATACCTGTCAATTATCTCCCG GGTCCAGTGAAGGCCTGCATCCAGGAAGGAGTTCTCCCAGACTGTCCTCTCTTCCACAACAAGCTGCAGTTTCCTCTGTCTGGTCTGCTGATGCTCAACCTGGCGCTCA ATCCGTTTGAATTCTTCATGTTCAACTTTGCGTACTGTCTCATCACACCAAAG aTCTACCCTCAAGGTCAGAATGGAAGCACCACAGACAGCGCCTACTTTGTGCTGGTGGACACTTACCTGAAATACTTCCTCCCCAGTGAAGGAAGCGTGCCTCCTTCTCCTTTCTCTGACTCCAGAGGCTCCGTCACCGCACCTTCACCGAG ATCTTCCAGTGTCTCTTTCGCTGGTTATGGCGTTCACAGTCCCAGTCTGCTGAAGCATCACATATTTCATCAGCCTTCAGTTAACGCAGATCCTGCAGCCCAGGAGATCTGGAGGTCTGAAACACTCCTACAG ATGTTTGTGGAGATCTGGCTCCATCACTACTCCTTGGAGATGTACCAGAAGCTGCAGTCTCCTCAG GAACCCTTCAGCCCGACAGAGGAACACGTGCTGGTGGTTCGTCTCCTGGTCAAACATCTGCACGCCTTCTCCAACAGCCTGAAGCCCGAGCAGCTGTCGTCTTCACCCTCGGCTCACTCGCACACTCACACCAGCCCGCTGGAGGAGTTTAAGAG AGTGGTGATGCAGCGGTTCGTTCAACAGAAACTTTACCTGTTCCTGCAGCACTGCTTCGGCCACTGGCCACTAGACGCCTCTTTCAGAGCT GTGTTGGAGACGTGGCTGAGCTACATCCAACCGTGGAGATACACAGGAGAGAAGAGCAACCCTCAGCCAGACCAGAACAGAACTGTGCCGGACAAATG GGAGTCGTTTGTTCAGGAGAACCTGCTGGTCTACACGAAGCTCTTCCAGGTGTTTCTGAACAGAGCAATAAGAACAGACCTGGTTAACGCCAAAAATGCACTGATGGTCTTCAGGGTGGCCAAAGTCTTCGCTCAGCCAAACCTCTCAGAGATGATCCAGaaag GAGAGCAGTTGTTTCTGGAGCCCGAGCACGTCCTCCACCACCGGCAGCCCCGCGGCTACCTGACGCCCAGCCAAGGAGGCAGCTTCCTGTCGTCACGGCAACGGGTGGTGACAGACATGGTGTTCAGAGTGAAGAGTCAAGTGTACGCCTTGGAAGGCCAGGACTGCCAGTACAAACAGATGTTTGGCACCGAGCTCAGAGGAGCC ATCATGAAGTTAATCCAGATCATTGCACAAGCCAGACAGACGGCCAAGAGGATATCAGATCAGTCCATCGAGGTGGCGGCAAACACCTCCTTCCTGTCCTGGTTTGGCTTCGGCTCCCCCGATCTCAACAACACCTTCAACGGGGCCGAGCCTGAGGAGAGCGGCGAATGTCTGAAAAAGACCCACGAATTCCTGGAGAGAGCTTTAGAGAacttgtgtcaaatcttcaag ctGAACCAAGTGCAGCTGACTCAGCTTATATCCAACCTGAGTTCTTCTCAGGACGACGGCAACTACAAGCAGCTGCCGGACTGCATCCAGGGAGAGAACGGACTCATCCTCACTGACCTGGGCAGGAGGCAG atAATAAACGGACTACGCAGGTTTGATATTCACTACCAAGGAGACCCGGAGCTGCAGCCCATCAGGAGCTATGAGAACGCCCTGCTGGTCAGGCTgttctacagagtctcctctctGCTTAATGACAGA TTCGGAGGGCACATGAACGCTCTCTGCTCCCGGCCGGACTTCCTGGGCCGCCTGGGTCGTCGCTACTTGACGGATCCCGATTCAAGCAGGAGGGTGAAGCACAGCCCGCTGACCCGGCTGACGACGGAGAGGAACCGGCAGCCCAGACTGAGCCTGCGCGTGCTGGCCAGCTACCggacgctgctgctgctgctgctcttctaCGTGTTCGGAGCCCTGCTGTCCTTCGGCCCGTTATCCAGCACCCTGCTCATCCTCACCGCCGGCTTCCTGTACGGACTCGTGATGACGCTGTTTGGAGACAAACTGAAAACGCACTAA